From Amaranthus tricolor cultivar Red isolate AtriRed21 chromosome 4, ASM2621246v1, whole genome shotgun sequence:
GATATAAAAACAGTAACATATTCGTTTCATATATAAAATCAGAATTTAAaacaatctcaaaaaaaaaaaaaaaaatttaccctcATATAAACATTCGCTTCATATAAAATATCAGAATTTAAAACGgtgtcaaaataaaataatttacccTTGAACATCTTTATAGAGCATAAAAAAGATGTAGGTATTACCTTTTGTGAATGGAAGTGAAAACTTAAGCTTGAACCACCAAAACTTCTTTCTATTTGAAGAAAGCATgttacaattatatttttatatgaatcCAAAGAATCTAAATTTGGTTTCAAGTATATAATGATAAGATTAATCAatgtttataattaataataagattaaaagaaaagagaaagaatCAAAAGTTAAGATTTAACATGCATGACCTATTTATAGTTTATTAGAGAGAATAAGAGATAGAAAGAGATGAGTTTATTTAGGGAAAACAACAAGAAACTTGTTTGGcagttatatataaataaatatacaaatacaaagaaaataagaaatctCCCACCGCCATTGTTAAGTGGGTTTGTTAACACGAAAACGTCTATTAGATATTTACAGCAAGCTAAAGAGTTTTATGTAACTATTGGCGAATTTTgagcaatatatatataatacaaaattatatttataaattatttatgagAATATTGATTTATTGTTATGTCATCTTACTGAGATATAATCTAATCTCTTATATGAGTAATTTTAGTGAATCACGTAAGGGGACCTGATGCATTTGTTCATGCACATCTTCTATGTATAATAATGCTTTTTGTCTCTTTGATAATGTAGTCACTTAAtagcccatatatatatatatatatatatatatatatatatatatatatatatatatatatatatatatatataaaagttcaagtgaaaaccattgttatatgagaaccgtaagAACTAAACTGCCTGATAAAaaagtatttacttttttactaGAAATATattacttttaggcaaaaagtgttattttttttaaaaaatatgacaCTTTTTGGCAAAAAAAGTGTTTCTTTAAGAAAAACACTTATGAAAAAACAcacaaaaaggtgttactttttagatAAAAAGGTtttactttttggaaaaaacaTGTTACAttgtattatgtttatttttttaaaaaagtatttttttttttctgaaagtaacactttttgctaaaaagtaccaactctttttaaaaacaaaagtaacctttttttttcaaaagtaacacattttctgtaaaaaaaagtaacacatttttatcagGCAAATTGGTTCTCTCATATAAGCGTGGTTTTCACTGAAacttgaccatatatatataaataaatatatatatatatatatatatatatatatatatatatatatatgtatatatatatatatatatatatatatatatatatatatatatatgtatatatatatatatatatgtatatatatgtatatatatatatatatatatatatatatatatatatatatatatatatatatatatatatatatatatatatatatgtgtgtgtatatatatatatatatatatatgtatatgtatatatatatatatatatatatatatatatatatatatatatatatatatatatatatgtgtgtgtgtgtgtgtatatatatatatatatgtatatatatatatatatatatatatatatatatatatatatatatatatgtatatatatatatatgtatatatatatttatgtatatgtatatatatatatatatatatatatatatatatatatatatatatatatatatatatatatatatatatatatatatatatatatatatatatatatatatatatatgtatgcatatatatatatatatgaatatgtatatatacatatacatatacatatatatatatatatatatatatatatatatatatatatatattatatatatatatatatatatatatatatatatatatattatatatattatatatatatatatatatatatatatatatatatatatatatatatatatatatatatatatatatatacatatacatatatatatacatatatatatatatatatatatatatatatatatatatatatatatatatatacatatacataaatatatatatacatatatatatatatatacatatatatatatatatatacatatatatatatatacatatatatatatatatatatatatatatatatatatatatatatatatatatacatatacatatatatatatatatatatacatatatatatatatatatatatatatatatatatatatatatatatatatatacacatatacatatacatatatatatatacatatacatatacatatatatatatatatatatatatatatatatatatatatatatatatatatatatacatatatatatatatatatatatatatatatatatatatatatataattgttagaGAAAATGAATATAAGTTagagaaaataagagaaaattgtTGGTAAAAGTCAAAGGAAGGGATGAGAGCGTTATCTAAAATAGAAATATCGTAAAGTAAAAAAGACATATCAGAATAAATACGTTGGCTGATTTATGAGAATAAATAAAGGAAACatattaaaatcattattaaaatcagATCAAATAAGATTTGTTTACAAAATAAGATAGATATAGAAATCGAATATACTTTAAAACTTTTATTTGTGACATTAGAGTTGTCACTATTTGTGCACATAATTCATTAATTAAGTTTATCATCTGTCCACAAATGTAGTCTAGGGAGAAAAAAAAGGGAGGACCATTTAAGATTCATGGGATTAGGCATTtaactttataaaataattgaaatagttTAAGGATAACATGATGAAGCTCAACCTAAAAAAAGAAAGGACATACTTGTTGCCAAACTTGATATGAAAAgagatattttgttttttatgaacATTTCTTCACGCACAAAActtagcttttattttaatcaaaccTTTGTACGGAGTTAaagatttatttctttttaaattataatgaattatatttattaaatggTTGATGTAATCATATGCAtttcttattaatattaatgtgaAGTTTTGTAAtctaaaattattatagaataaaataatttcatcattataatactatttaaaaattttaagatttttaaaaatgcCATGTCGCCACCCAGACTCAAATCAAGATGCTCTCACACTACTTTCTAAGAGTCATGTCAAACGATTTTACCGCAATGGCTGAGAACGTTTGTTACTAAAGATCAATTAAAAACACtattttataactttaaatataaaGCTATGTATGTTTTAACATACccgtaatttataatttttgccAAAATGGTAGTCGTTTAACAACATTCAACAATCTAATGTGTTGCTTTCACTCCGGGTAAGCCAAGATATTTTTATGATGCCCCAAATTGCGACTACACTCTTATTGATGCTTCCACTTGAGTTCTAGTTAGTTGCTTTCTTATGTGTGAAAACGTAAAGTATTACAGCTAAGCTAATTGGTTTTAACATTTAAAGGACAAATTACTTGCTATATATAGTAATTTCTGGTAGTAGTACATAAAGAACGTTGTCATTTTATCAAGTATAAACTACTTCTAATTCCTCCGTTCCattttatacttgttatatttgactttttacgcaatctaatgtgttattttgttcattttatatGTTGATTTATGCACTTCtgatataaaaagttaatattatgaaagtatacgatTAGACAATTcgaacaagatcccacttgactatatttttacttacatattagccacaatatacaaaataagcttaaacgatgaatagtgtccaaaacaaaatatagcaaatatttCAGAACGGAAGAAGTATTAGCTAGCATTGCTAAAgaaaaatactataaataatAGAATCTCTCTATATTCttaatctaattaaataaactcATCCATAATAGTacaatatgtaaaaaaaaatgcaaacaTATATTAAACTAGAAACATGAACTTTTAGTCCAAATTCCTTAATCCATAATATTCAAGTCTTCCATTGACACAAATGAGTTAGGACACAATGCTCCCATTCTCTTGGCCTGGAATTAATGTgtcaaaaataagaataatgagTACTTGTAAATCAAAACTCATAATATTGTACAAATTATTAATCACAAATATGGATTAATGGCCTATTAGgataaattaacaatattaaatttgatattaataatgacatttttgtcttataatataaatattattgtcaATAGCAAATTTACGATAATTAAATAGTAGATGACTTGCCAGCGATGTCAATGACAAAGCGATAGCGAACATCGTTACGAGCAAGACGGTCCAGAGCTTGGTTGATATGATCAGGAGTGACCATTTCAATGTCGCAAGTAATGTTGTGCTTCCCGCACATATCCATCATTTCTTGTGTTTCTTTCATTCCTCCTGTCATGCTTCCTTTTATTGTTCTTTTCCCTgtcatttatcaaatacatCTTCTAtgactaataatttatattatgagCCAATAAACTCTACGTTCGGTGATTTGTTGCCATGACCAACCTTTGTCCTAACTTAACTCCACCTATAACACATGGACATAATTATTGTCATCAATCTAAAATCTCGAACAAGTCAAATTGAAGAAAAGAAGATAGTAAATTGACCATACACGtacctttttaaaaaaagggcAAAAATAACTGCACGCacaaactataatatatatccCGATTAATAATATTCAACCAAACTCAAAAATGATTCGACCTAAACCAAAATTTTAACTCAATGACCTAGGGCCCACCTCATACTCATTGTCTATCAAGTTCAAtagaattgatcattttattaaaaaaaaaaaaaatagttgtgAAACATACCAAAGATAAGAGGGAATGAAGGCAATTCCATGGGCTTGTCAGGAGCACCCACAATGTGAAGGGTTCCCTCCACTTTAAGCAAATCAAGATATGGACCTAATGAGTGGTAGGCCGATACTGTATCCAATATGAAATCCAAGCTCCTTCGTTTTgcctatttattaaattaagatCATTAGATCAAAATATTAATGAattgatattatgaaagtatcaACCAATATTATGTCAAACATCCAACTCAATCAAAGTTTAAGTTAATAGTTAAAGCTTTaagaatatttataatatattatattatatttcttTACAGAAGAGTTCTTTGGACTAAAAGTGTGGATATAATGCATATCCTTCTCATATAATACTAAACATTCCACTTGAAATAATAAGGAATAAATGGAATTCGAACTTGTGACCTACAATcacattggctctgataccatatcacaTTTAATATTTGCGCTAAATATTCTAACAAACACGAATCAAATTACATCATGCTGGACatacaatatttatttaaacACTGAATAAGTTGTAACTCTTGTAAGATGATATTATCAAGCCGTTCTATATACTTTTTACGGtttaatttatatgaagttGGATGGGAATATGGGATGCTCTATTATCaaaatatttcaattaaaaatttctttttaataaacccgaaaaacaacaaaattaataatgtaattttatatattttttgcaaTATTCATGAGACAGAGTATAGAGAAACACATACCTTCATTTGTTTGAAGTGGGTGCTGACAATAAAATCATCAACACCAAGACGTTGTTTGGCTTCATTTTCTTTAGAAGGGGAGGTACTTATGATGGTGACATGGTGCCCAAATGCCTTAGCAAACTTAACAGCAACATGGCCTAATCCACCAAGTCCAATGATCCCAACTTTCTTGGGTACCCCTGTTGATTCTAGCAAATTGCTGTCTTTCATGGGTGTGTATACTGTGATCCCTGCGCACAACAATGGAGCTGCACTATCCATAGGTAGACTTTCCGGTACCCGAACCACATACCTACAAAGTTTCCTAATCAAGTTTATTAACACGTCGTAACATGAAAATATAGCATAGAAAACAAGTTTACAATATTTCGTTAATTACTCTATTTTTATTCGAAaagattttttaaaatgaaatttgtggATACAATTGTCAAGAAATTAACATTATCAagagtttaagctgatggtgaAAAAcgctaaaataaaatataaatctatCACACTCCATCACTTGAGAGCCTTTAATTTATGTAGATGTAACTCATTCCCTTTTAATACATTCCATCACATCAGAACTTAATAGAGTGTAGCAGAAATCTTTAGGCTTTAGTTTGAATTAGTCACTTAAAATGATATTATGGCTCTTTTAAATTAATCTGATTTATCCCTCCTTTTAAATAGAATTATTGGCGCCTTATATTATGAGGACGTGTGTTGGCATCCGTACTTTAAACTCAAATGGGTCTCATGTGTAAAATAAGACACTATATATTTAGAAAGTTCACCTTTGATCAGCAACTAACATCTTGGAGTAGCCACCATAAGTAATACTACCATCCCAAAAAATACCATTGTAAGTGAATTGAATCTCATCACAGTAATTCTCCTGAGAAGTCTTGCAAAAGTCACACTTTAAGCATGAAGCTGCTAAGCAACCCACACCTACTTTGTCTCCGACTTTGAAGTCTC
This genomic window contains:
- the LOC130811139 gene encoding probable cinnamyl alcohol dehydrogenase 6, encoding MAQTTPNHTQIVSGWAAHDSSGKITPFVFKRRENGVNDVTIKVLYCGMCHTDLHHVRNDWGITMYPCVPGHEITGVITKVGENVRDFKVGDKVGVGCLAASCLKCDFCKTSQENYCDEIQFTYNGIFWDGSITYGGYSKMLVADQRYVVRVPESLPMDSAAPLLCAGITVYTPMKDSNLLESTGVPKKVGIIGLGGLGHVAVKFAKAFGHHVTIISTSPSKENEAKQRLGVDDFIVSTHFKQMKAKRRSLDFILDTVSAYHSLGPYLDLLKVEGTLHIVGAPDKPMELPSFPLIFGKRTIKGSMTGGMKETQEMMDMCGKHNITCDIEMVTPDHINQALDRLARNDVRYRFVIDIAGQENGSIVS